One window of the Anopheles cruzii chromosome 2, idAnoCruzAS_RS32_06, whole genome shotgun sequence genome contains the following:
- the LOC128266998 gene encoding uncharacterized protein LOC128266998, translating to MPFFNSLLYNLELLLEMTSALLIIVGCNRKSHMYDKVLGQFVSLQLGFDRRELSWVAGWFNRLLFSSVIIFFVGITVDWLSWQQPYMTLSSLCCVHIPVLLTAMAVSQYWFAITFVLQNCRKINRQMNEFSDRTNDDGDKRLYELERLRMQHKDLHELMLYINDGFGKLLLSTFLAIVVVVNVELLELYQYFRRGVLSVSVGSHILYALVWLLLHLVLLLLIVYPNHAMHNERMRTGLLLFELPGMDSERGDHGIMHFSQQILHQRQPYKACGIITLNLSIISTIVGALSTCLVILIQFASN from the exons ATGCCCTTTTTCAACAGTTTGTTGTACAACCTGGAATTATTGCTCGAAATGACCAGCGCCCTGCTGATCATCGTTGGCTGCAATCGCAAAAGCCACATGTACGACAAGGTGCTGGGCCAATTCGTAAGCCTCCAGCTAGGCTTCGACCGGCGGGAACTGAGCTGGGTTGCCGGTTGGTTTAACCGACTGTTGTTCAGCTCTGTGATAATTTTTTTCGTCGGTATCACTGTTGATTGGCTGTCCTGGCAGCAACCTTACATGACCCTTTCGTCCCTGTGCTGCGTTCACATACCGGTGCTGTTGACTGCGATGGCGGTGTCTCAGTACTGGTTCGCCATTACGTTCGTTCTTCAGAACTGTCGTAAAATTAATCGCCAAATGAACGAGTTTTCAGACCgtaccaacgacgacggcgacaagCGACTGTATGAGCTGGAAAGGCTGCGAATGCAGCACAAGGATCTACACGAGCTGATGCTGTACATCAACGATGGATTCGGAAAGCTTTTGCTCAGCACTTTTTTGGCCATCGTGGTCGTTGTTAACGTGGAGCTGCTAGAACTATATCAGTATTTCCGACGCGGTGTTTTGTCAGTTTCCGTTGGTTCGCATATACTGTACGCCCTTGTGTGGTTGTTACTCCAccttgtgctgctgctgctgatcgtaTATCCGAACCACGCAATGCACAATGAG CGTATGCGAACAGGACTACTTCTATTCGAGCTGCCTGGGATGGATTCTGAGCGAGGAGATCACGGC ATAATGCACTTTTCCCAGCAAATCCTACACCAACGGCAACCGTATAAGGCTTGCGGAATTATTACATTGAACCTATCAATCATCAGCACG aTTGTTGGAGCGCTAAGCACGTGTTTAGTAATTTTGATACAATTTGCATCCAATTGA